One window from the genome of Rhodobacteraceae bacterium S2214 encodes:
- a CDS encoding TIGR00730 family Rossman fold protein, with amino-acid sequence MTSNSHSVCVYCGSRDGADTAYATAAEDTGAMLAANDWRLVYGAGDVGLMGRVANATQASGGRTFGVIPTHLLDWEVGKRDLDTFIITETMHERKKVMFMNCDAVVVLPGGAGSLDEFFEALTWRQLGLHEKPIYLLNINGFWNPLKALLDNVVGQGFAESSILDFVSIVDDVPSLEDQLKTAFRA; translated from the coding sequence ATGACATCGAACTCACATTCTGTTTGCGTTTACTGCGGCTCGCGCGACGGTGCAGACACCGCATATGCAACTGCGGCGGAAGACACGGGCGCAATGCTCGCGGCAAACGATTGGCGGCTGGTTTACGGTGCGGGTGACGTCGGGCTGATGGGGCGCGTGGCCAATGCAACGCAGGCGTCCGGTGGGCGGACATTTGGCGTTATCCCGACGCATTTGCTGGACTGGGAAGTCGGCAAGCGCGATCTCGACACGTTCATCATTACTGAGACGATGCACGAGCGCAAAAAAGTGATGTTCATGAACTGCGACGCGGTAGTTGTCTTGCCAGGTGGTGCCGGATCGCTGGACGAATTTTTTGAAGCGTTGACTTGGCGGCAGCTCGGGCTGCACGAAAAACCGATCTACCTGTTGAATATCAACGGGTTCTGGAACCCGCTCAAGGCGCTTTTGGACAATGTCGTAGGACAGGGGTTTGCGGAAAGCAGTATTCTCGACTTCGTGTCCATCGTTGATGATGTGCCTAGTTTGGAAGACCAGCTAAAGACCGCGTTCCGCGCCTAA
- a CDS encoding superoxide dismutase — MAFELPDLPYAHDALADLGMSKETLEYHHDLHHNAYVTNGNKAIEGTEWADKSLEEIIKGTYDANAVAQNGIFNNISQLWNHNQFWEMMGPGKSAMPSELEAALKDSFGSVDEFKSQFSAAGAGQFGSGWAWLVKDADGGLKITKTENGVNPLCFNQTALLGCDVWEHSYYIDFRNARPKYLTNFLDNLVNWENVASRM; from the coding sequence ATGGCTTTCGAACTTCCTGATCTTCCTTACGCACACGACGCTTTGGCTGACCTTGGCATGTCCAAAGAGACGCTCGAGTATCACCACGACCTGCACCACAACGCTTATGTCACCAACGGCAACAAGGCGATTGAAGGCACAGAATGGGCTGACAAATCTCTCGAAGAGATCATCAAAGGCACATACGACGCGAACGCAGTTGCCCAAAACGGCATCTTCAACAACATCTCCCAGCTTTGGAACCACAACCAGTTCTGGGAAATGATGGGGCCGGGTAAATCCGCAATGCCATCCGAACTGGAAGCCGCGTTGAAAGACAGCTTCGGTTCCGTTGACGAATTCAAATCCCAGTTCTCTGCAGCTGGTGCTGGTCAGTTCGGCTCTGGTTGGGCGTGGTTGGTGAAGGACGCAGACGGCGGCCTGAAAATCACGAAAACAGAAAACGGTGTGAACCCGCTTTGCTTCAACCAGACAGCGCTTTTGGGCTGTGATGTGTGGGAACATTCCTACTACATCGACTTCCGCAACGCGCGTCCGAAGTACTTGACGAACTTCCTCGATAACCTCGTGAACTGGGAAAACGTCGCATCCCGCATGTGA
- a CDS encoding sarcosine oxidase subunit gamma, with product MSNAISALNGRRADGAVTVKDAGLQGMISVRGDLADKALVKACKSVTGSDAPAMGQMAVKGANGFGWMSPDEALLLVPYLHVEQGLETLNTAMAGKHFLASNVSDARARIVVSGTYADEVIAKLAPVDMHPDTFAVGDFRRSRLGQVAAAFWKADETTIHVICFRSVADYAFDLLAASAAAGPVGYLR from the coding sequence ATGTCTAATGCAATCAGCGCTTTGAATGGCCGCAGGGCCGATGGGGCCGTGACGGTCAAGGATGCGGGCCTGCAGGGGATGATTTCCGTCCGTGGTGATCTGGCAGACAAGGCTTTGGTCAAGGCCTGCAAATCGGTGACCGGATCAGACGCACCTGCAATGGGTCAGATGGCCGTCAAAGGTGCCAACGGGTTCGGCTGGATGTCACCGGATGAGGCGTTGTTGCTGGTGCCGTATCTTCATGTTGAGCAAGGGCTGGAAACGCTGAACACAGCCATGGCCGGAAAGCATTTTCTGGCCTCAAACGTATCCGACGCACGCGCGCGGATCGTGGTGTCGGGCACTTACGCCGACGAGGTGATTGCGAAGCTCGCACCGGTGGACATGCATCCCGACACTTTCGCGGTTGGTGACTTTCGTCGTTCGCGACTGGGGCAGGTGGCTGCGGCTTTCTGGAAGGCAGACGAAACCACGATCCACGTCATCTGTTTCAGGTCGGTCGCGGATTATGCGTTCGACCTGCTCGCGGCATCTGCAGCGGCGGGACCCGTCGGTTATCTACGCTAA